A portion of the Lolium rigidum isolate FL_2022 chromosome 1, APGP_CSIRO_Lrig_0.1, whole genome shotgun sequence genome contains these proteins:
- the LOC124693386 gene encoding ras-related protein RIC2 — translation MAAGYRAEDDYDYLFKVVLIGDSGVGKSNLLSRFTRNEFSLESKSTIGVEFATRSLQVDGKVVKAQIWDTAGQERYRAITSAYYRGAVGALLVYDVTRHATYENAERWLKELRDHTDPNIVVMLVGNKSDLRHLVAVQTDEAKGFAERESLYFMETSALESTNVEDAFSEVLTQIYRIVSKRSVEAGEDSGSGPGKGEKINMKDDVSAVKKGGCCSS, via the exons ATGGCGGCGGGGTACCGGGCGGAGGACGACTACGACTACCTCTTCAAGGTGGTCCTCATCGGCGACTCCGGCGTCGGCAAGTCCAACCTGCTCTCCCGCTTCACGCGCAACGAGTTCAGCCTCGAGTCCAAGTCCACCATCGGCGTCGAGTTCGCCACACGATCCCTCCAGGTCGACGGCAAGGTCGTCAAGGCCCAGATTTGGGACACCGCCGGACAAGAAAG GTATCGTGCTATTACTAGTGCATACTACCGTGGTGCTGTTGGAGCATTACTTGTGTATGATGTCACTCGGCACGCGACCTATGAGAATGCTGAGCGCTGGCTGAAGGAACTGAGGGACCACACGGACCCAAATATAGTTGTTATGCTAGTTGGCAACAAGTCTGATCTCCGTCATCTTGTAGCAGTCCAAACTGATGAAGCGAAGGGATTTGCAGAGAGAGAATCACTCTATTTCATGGAGACTTCTGCGCTGGAGTCCACCAATGTGGAAGATGCATTTTCTGAGGTCTTAACTCAGATTTACCGCATCGTGAGCAAGAGGTCAGTTGAAGCAGGTGAAGACTCAGGTTCTGGCCCTGGCAAGGGTGAAAAGATCAATATGAAGGATGATGTCTCGGCAGTGAAGAAGGGTGGCTGCTGCTCCAGTTGA